AAAGACCGGAAAAATCCGGTCTTTTTTTATAAAATATATTTAGAAAATCAAATTACTCTTCTTCTTTTTTGGCTTCTTTGGTTTCTTTTGCTTCCTCTTTGCTTTTCTCGTTAGTCTTTGCAGGTTCCTCATCTTTGCCTTCTGCCCCTTTTTTTAACTCTCTGATACCAGAGCCAATTGCCTTACCAATTTCGGGCAACTTTTTGGGGCCAAAAAGTAAAAGAACTATAGCTAAAATTATTATAAGTTCAGTTGGACCCAAACCAAATAATCCCGTACCTAATACCATCATTTACATCACTTTCCTCCATAATTAATTTACTAAACAATTAAAACATATACACGAAAAACAAGTTTATGTCAAAGAAAGGGCTCAGGCAAAACTATTGTTTTTTGACCATGAACTCCCTCTCAATATAATCTGCCAATTTTTCAATTTCTTTGAAACCAAACTGTGCCACTTTAACATCAACTTCATCGTCGCTTACAATTGCCACAAGTTCATCGTTTAAATTTAAAGGAGTTTTATGAACCGCCTCCCTAAATACTTCTATCTTTGGCTTATTTTGCTTCTTAAATCCCTCAGTAATTACAATATCAACATCACTTAGATAGCGAGTAGCTATCTCGTCCAAAGAGAGCTCGGCCTCCAGTTTTTTTATTACTGCTATCTTGCCGGCCGACGAAACAACTACGCTGTCAACTCCTGCTTGAGCATGCTTCCAAGAATCTTTACCCGGAACATCTATATCAAACCCGTGAACATCATGCTTAATAGTGGCAATTTTATAACCACGCTTTTTAATTTCGGGCACAAGTTTCTCAATTAAAGTAGTTTTTCCACTATTTGATTTGCCCACAATCGATATAATTGGCGGTTTTTTCAATATTTATAACCTCCAGCTATTGCAAATTAAGAAATAAATGTTAAAAACAGCCTTTAAAAGCAGCCCTTAAGTTCAGCCCCTAACTATTTGCCATAAGCCATCTGCTATCAGCTATCAGCCATTCTTATCCATCCCTATCCTTTTGGGATGGGTATAAACATACATCTTTCCGGCCCTAACATAACCTATTACAGAAACCCCAAATTTTTTTCCAACTTCAATTGAGATATCTGTCGGAGTAGAACGAGAAGCTGCAACCGGTATCCCCATCTTCACCAATTTGTTAAGCATCTCTGAAGAGATTCGCCCGGTTGTAAAAACCATTTTATCCTCAGCGGGAACATTATTCAGTAACATATATCCCAAAACTTTATCGATAGTATTATGACGCCCAATATCCTCTTGGATGGAAAAAATATCATTTTCACTACAGAGAGCTGAACAATGAACCCCTCCGGTTGAACGATGAATCTCCGTGGACCGCAAAAATTTTCCCATTAAACTGATAATCTTATTAGCAGAAAAACTTTTAGAGCAACCAACAACTTTCAAATTCCCCTCTTTTAAGGGATTCGAAAAAGTTATTCCTTTACCAAAACCAGACGTAAATATCTTATTTTTTGGTTTCCGTAAAACTGAATCAACTTCCACCCTTACTGTTCCACTCTTTTCATCAGACGATATTGCCTTTATGCCCTTTACCCCATTAATAAAACCCTCGCTGTAAAGAAAACCTACAGCTAATTCATTAAGGTTTTTGGGGGTCCCCATTAGTGTAACCAGATTTTCATCATTTAATATGATAGTGATAGGTTTCTCTTTGGGAGCTGACATAATTACTTTTGATAGATTTCCATCATATTTAATTACATTAAACTTAGTTGACATTTATTTCTCCAACTCAACATAAATTTCTTTTGCTCGCTCAAAATCCTCAAAAGTGTTTATATTGTAAAAAGAAAGAAGTCTTGAATCAAATTCGATAACCTTATCTTCTTTTATCTTCTTAACTTTAACATCTTTAAAAAAAGAAATTATTTTAAAATCTTGATTCCTCAACCTCTCTTCAATATATCCTACACAATTTTTAGAATATATGGCTTGAAGCGGCTCCGGCCCAGATTTTGATTCGGGAATAACCACATCAAAATCCTTCGCCTCCGCAATCAAATGTTTAGCAAGGTTTAGGTTGAGAAACGGGGTATCGCAAGAAACAATAAAATTGTGAAAATGATTTGATGCCTTAAGACCGGCCAGCATTCCACCTAACGGCCCTTGATGTGGAATTTCGTCCTGAGCAACCTCCACCCCGCTCATCTTATGAAGTTCAGGAGTATTTGAAACTAAAATAACTTCTTCACACAACAAATAAAGCTTGCCAACTAAATCTTCCAAAATTGTCTTAGCCCCAAGCTTTAAAAGACATTTATCCGTGCCCAATCTTGAACTTTTACCACCTGTAAGAATAATTCCGGCTATCTTTTCCATCTGTTGTTTAATTCATTTCAATAGGTGATTGTGTTATGGGAGAATAACCTTTCTTCTTGGCAACCGCGTCAAGATGAATAGTCGCCACATCTTCCACCCTTAAGATAACATCTCTTCCCAATTCTTTTTCGTTTGACAATTTTCCATATCTTTTGCACTTATCACAAAGCTCAACCTGGTGACCTTTATCGTCTTCCGGATAAAAAATTGAGAGCAATTTGTTATTAACATTACCGCAAAAAGCACAGCGGATTCGCTGTGTCCACCATTCAGTTTTGCAAACAGAGCAACTTTGAAGTTTTAATCCATCTTTTTTTCGCAGTTTCATTATATAAGGACGATTGCCGCATATTGGACAAAACTCTTTACCCCAATGATGATGATTAATCTTTGATCTTAACCCCAGAGAATATGCTTCATAAAAAGGACTGAGTGTATTGGTAATCATAAACAAAAGAACATCTTTATTGATATTTTTTTCTTTACATAAATTCTCAAAAAAAGAGTTGTCCCCCTCCTCAAATTTTTCAATAAGCACTCCGATATTCTTAGTTTTTAATTCATCAGCCTCCAAAATTTTATCTAGCGCAATGGGTTTTTGAAGACTTTTTTCTTTAACTATCTCAACTAATTTAGTAAGTAGCTCTCTAAACAACTCTGAAGAAATTTCTCCTCTTTTTGTTGATAAAAGGGGAGTCCCTCCTTTTAAAATTTTTGCTATTTCGTCCTCTGAAAAATCAAATCCGGAAACATCGATTTTATTAACATATTCAAGCTGTAATTCAAAAATCGACCCAAATAAATTAAGAATTCTCTCCAAAGTCGGAAATTTCTTTTTGTAAAAGTTTATTTCCTCTTCGATATCCTTTTTCGAAGGTATTTTTTGTTCTAATTTAAGAATTGCAAACACTCCTTTCAATACATAAAATTGAGTTTTTATCTTCTTTAACTTTTGCGATTATATCTCAAATTTTAAAGCTTGGCAAAAAAAACAGCCCCCCGAAACGGGGGGCTGTTTAGTCTTACTTTAACTCAACTTCTTAGTGAAGGGGAATTCCTCCGTAAAGAGCTATATATTTCCAGAGAAATACGCCTAGAAGTGCGAGTACAGATGATACAGCGCCCATGTTCTTGGCAGCGAAGCCCACAACTATCGGAGCAACAATGCCTATTGCAACAACACCGAGCCAGAAAGCGAGGGCATAGCTACCACTTATTAAGATGGCGCCAGCGTCTCCTGAGCTAAATGCGAAGATTAAAATCGCAATTGCTGCAATAATTAAAGCCATCGTGAGAGCTTTTGAGAGCGCTCCTTCGGCCTCTTCATCCTTCTCCGATGAAAGAGAGAGAATGAGTCTAATTAAGGCAATGCCGCTTACAACAGATACGGCAACCCAAGTAGCCGGAAGGAAGATACTCGTCCCCCAAAGAGACACAGCTTTGTCGGCAAGAATTACTCCGGAATATCCCATAACACCTACGCCAAGGATTATTCCGATAACCGACAAGACTTTCCTTAGTCCCTCTTTACCTTTAAGGAAGGGAAGTATTCCCTTATCTTCAGCTAAGAAGATAGCGGGAATCAACACCCCTGCCACAACGGTAAAGGGAATAAGAATCCAAACCCCCATATTCATCGATGAGAGTGGCTTTATTATCATGAAGTGCCAGAAGTAAATAACTCGAGTTAACGGAAGGTCAAGTAGCAAAAATATCATCGTTACCGCAACCAAGGGAAGCACACAGAAGGAGCCAATTTTGGCAAGTCTTCTGTATTTACCCTTGCTGAAGAAGTCGGCCAGAGCGCCAACAAAGAAACAGGCTCCCGCCATACCTCCTAGAAACATTTCGACTACAAGCATCCAATTCCAGTGATGCATTTACTTACCCCCCTTTCCTTCGGCTTCCGCGGCTTTAAATACCATCCAAAACGGAACGATGGTAAGTATGCCCGCGGTGATGAGGCCGGTTAGCCACTTGGTAACCATATCAGCCGTAGATACTTTTGGATCTGCCGGCAGACCGTAAACTTCCGGATCATCAGTTAGAACGTAAATTACACCCGTTCCACCAACGCCAGCAGGATTATAGACCTGAGCTTTAACTTCGCCGCGTTCTTGAAGAAGCGCTACGCGGGTATTGGCAACATCAAGCATTTCTTCTTTGTCTCCGAATTGAAGAGCATCCGGAGGACAAGTTGTAACACATGCCGGCTCAAGGCCATTTTGAACTCTGTCGATACAGCCGCGACATTTAAACATGGTGCCCGCAATTCTCTTTCCGGGTACCTCATTCCCATGTTCCATCCATTCTTTTTCTGACTCGGAAATTTCCTCTCTAAACTTAGGAACTCCCCCCCAGAATGGACAGGCATAGTGACAATTCTTGCAACCTATGCAGACGTCATTGTCGATTAAGACAAAACCCGTTTCTTCATCTTTCTTGATAGCTCCTGCAGCACAAACGTTTGCACAACTGGGTTCTCCACAGTGCATACATCTTTGGCTGATAAAGTGCCATCTGAAACGATCCGGGTCGTCCTTCTCGATGAAGTCAATCAGGTTCCAGGTAGTTCCGTCGAGAGTCAAAGCATTGTAATAAGTTCCCATCGTCTTGTTCTCGGCTGCTGACAATACATTCCACTGCTTACAAGCAACATAACAAGCTCGACATGCGGTGCACTTTGATGCATCGTAAAGTATCGCTTTTGCCATCTTACTTCACCTTCCTTATATCCACGAGGAACGCTTTATACTCAGGAATCATTGTGTTGGCATCGCCCACATGTGGAGTAAGTTGGTTAGCGGAATAGTTCATTGTCGGACACGCACCACCGGTACAAAGTCCGGCGTAACCGTAACACCAGGGAAGACCGGCAAAATGAACCGTCTTACCATTGATGTCCATTGGTTTTACACGCCCGGTAACTATGGCTACCGCTTGCACAACTCCTCGAACATTAAACACCTCGACTGTTTCTCCGGGCTCAATACCCTTCTCATTAGCAAGTTCCTTGCTGATTTCCACGAACATCTCAGGCATTAAGTCTACCAACCACGGTTGGTTTCTGGTCATAATACCGGTCTGCCAATGCTCAGTAACTCTGTAAGTGGAAGCAACAATTGGATATTCGTCAGCCGTTCCAATCTTGGTATCCGGATTAATTTCATGCCAGAGCTTGACGCATGGGTTACTTTGCTGACCGGACATGATGTTGTCAACGGGGCTTTCAATCGGCTCGTAGTGCTCAGGTAATGGGCCTTCGGTACACGGAGCAAATAGTTTGAAAACTCCCTCGTTTAACATGATGGCCGGCAAATCTCCACCAAGAGCACTCGGTGCTTTGGTTCCACCGAAGTCGGGAACGTCGTTACCCGTCCACATGCCAGGTTCGCCCGTTTTTGGATCAACCTTATTCGGGTCCCACCAAATCTCGGGAATTTCCGGATTCCACGGTTTTCCGTTGAGGTCGCAGGAAGCACGATTGTACACGATTCTTCTGTTGACCGGCCAAGCAAACGCCCACTCGAGGTTATTTCCGATACCCTCAGCCTCCGGGATTCTTCTCTTCATGAGATTTTCACCATCGGGAGTAAACGTACCGGAGAAGAGCCAGTTACCGCAGGCTGTTGACCCGTCTTTTTGAAGAGCAACGAAGTTTTTGTCGACAAGTTTATTCCTATTTGGCCATTCGTAACCGTGACAGGCCTTGGCCACTTCCTCAACATCAGGATCCCCGTTAGGCCCGGAGTAATCCCAGTTGACGTTGGTAATAATTTCAGCGCCAGCACCGCCTTCGGCTGCATAGAGTTTCTTGAGCTCTTTGACAACTAAGTCAACGATTTCAAGGTCTGTCTTGCAGTCGCCAAGCGGTTCGCAACCTTTCCAACGCCACTGAATCCAACGACCGGAATTACTGATGGAACCTTCTTTTTCGCAAGAGTCAGCTGCCGGAAGTCTCCAAACCTCGGTCTGAATTTCTTCAGTATTACATCCCGGGCGTTTCCAAAAGCTGTTTGTCTCGGTTTCCCAGAGGTTTAAATCAACCAGCCATTCGAGGTTGTCCATAGCAGCAGTTTCAATGTTGGAATTGGGGCCACCGATAGCCGGATTTTGACCCAAAACTATCATGCCTTTAATTTCTCCGGCATACATCGCTTCAAATAAAGCTATGTGGGAATACCCTCCACCTTGGAAGCCTTTTCCAATCTTTGGCAAATAGTCGAAGCGAAAATCATTATCGGCAGTTGCCGCGTCTCCCCACCATTCCTTGAGAAGAGATACGAGATACTTCTCGCCATTTCTCCACCAGGAAGTTGACCCGGGAAGAACATTTTGGGTAGCTTTGCCGACTGTGTATCCGTCTGCATAATCTCTAAAAGTCTCTCCCGCCTTCGGAATCGCTAGATAAGCTGGGAGTATGTGGAACAAGAGAGCGTGGTCAGTTGAACCTTGAACATTCGGTTCTCCCCTTAGAGCGTTAACGCCGCCGCCAGGCCTTCCCATGTTACCTAAAAGTAACTGAAGCATAGAAAAGGAGCGAATATTTTCCACTCCGACTGTATGCTGAGTCCAACCCATAGCGTAGCAGATAGTCCCCGCTTTCTCAGGAGCACTCGTCTTTGAATACTCCTCGCAGATTTCCAAGAACTTATCCTTTGGAGTCCCGCAGATTTTCTCAACCATCTCGGGAGTATAGCGAGCAACATGTTTCTTGAGAAGTTGCCATACGCAATTTGGATCAGACATGCTCATA
Above is a genomic segment from Candidatus Oleimmundimicrobium sp. containing:
- the tatA gene encoding twin-arginine translocase TatA/TatE family subunit, which produces MVLGTGLFGLGPTELIIILAIVLLLFGPKKLPEIGKAIGSGIRELKKGAEGKDEEPAKTNEKSKEEAKETKEAKKEEE
- the mobB gene encoding molybdopterin-guanine dinucleotide biosynthesis protein B; its protein translation is MKKPPIISIVGKSNSGKTTLIEKLVPEIKKRGYKIATIKHDVHGFDIDVPGKDSWKHAQAGVDSVVVSSAGKIAVIKKLEAELSLDEIATRYLSDVDIVITEGFKKQNKPKIEVFREAVHKTPLNLNDELVAIVSDDEVDVKVAQFGFKEIEKLADYIEREFMVKKQ
- the fdhD gene encoding formate dehydrogenase accessory sulfurtransferase FdhD, with amino-acid sequence MSTKFNVIKYDGNLSKVIMSAPKEKPITIILNDENLVTLMGTPKNLNELAVGFLYSEGFINGVKGIKAISSDEKSGTVRVEVDSVLRKPKNKIFTSGFGKGITFSNPLKEGNLKVVGCSKSFSANKIISLMGKFLRSTEIHRSTGGVHCSALCSENDIFSIQEDIGRHNTIDKVLGYMLLNNVPAEDKMVFTTGRISSEMLNKLVKMGIPVAASRSTPTDISIEVGKKFGVSVIGYVRAGKMYVYTHPKRIGMDKNG
- a CDS encoding molybdenum cofactor guanylyltransferase, producing the protein MEKIAGIILTGGKSSRLGTDKCLLKLGAKTILEDLVGKLYLLCEEVILVSNTPELHKMSGVEVAQDEIPHQGPLGGMLAGLKASNHFHNFIVSCDTPFLNLNLAKHLIAEAKDFDVVIPESKSGPEPLQAIYSKNCVGYIEERLRNQDFKIISFFKDVKVKKIKEDKVIEFDSRLLSFYNINTFEDFERAKEIYVELEK
- a CDS encoding formate dehydrogenase accessory protein FdhE, with amino-acid sequence MFAILKLEQKIPSKKDIEEEINFYKKKFPTLERILNLFGSIFELQLEYVNKIDVSGFDFSEDEIAKILKGGTPLLSTKRGEISSELFRELLTKLVEIVKEKSLQKPIALDKILEADELKTKNIGVLIEKFEEGDNSFFENLCKEKNINKDVLLFMITNTLSPFYEAYSLGLRSKINHHHWGKEFCPICGNRPYIMKLRKKDGLKLQSCSVCKTEWWTQRIRCAFCGNVNNKLLSIFYPEDDKGHQVELCDKCKRYGKLSNEKELGRDVILRVEDVATIHLDAVAKKKGYSPITQSPIEMN
- the nrfD gene encoding NrfD/PsrC family molybdoenzyme membrane anchor subunit codes for the protein MHHWNWMLVVEMFLGGMAGACFFVGALADFFSKGKYRRLAKIGSFCVLPLVAVTMIFLLLDLPLTRVIYFWHFMIIKPLSSMNMGVWILIPFTVVAGVLIPAIFLAEDKGILPFLKGKEGLRKVLSVIGIILGVGVMGYSGVILADKAVSLWGTSIFLPATWVAVSVVSGIALIRLILSLSSEKDEEAEGALSKALTMALIIAAIAILIFAFSSGDAGAILISGSYALAFWLGVVAIGIVAPIVVGFAAKNMGAVSSVLALLGVFLWKYIALYGGIPLH
- a CDS encoding 4Fe-4S dicluster domain-containing protein, translated to MAKAILYDASKCTACRACYVACKQWNVLSAAENKTMGTYYNALTLDGTTWNLIDFIEKDDPDRFRWHFISQRCMHCGEPSCANVCAAGAIKKDEETGFVLIDNDVCIGCKNCHYACPFWGGVPKFREEISESEKEWMEHGNEVPGKRIAGTMFKCRGCIDRVQNGLEPACVTTCPPDALQFGDKEEMLDVANTRVALLQERGEVKAQVYNPAGVGGTGVIYVLTDDPEVYGLPADPKVSTADMVTKWLTGLITAGILTIVPFWMVFKAAEAEGKGGK
- the fdnG gene encoding formate dehydrogenase-N subunit alpha is translated as MKLTRRSFLKLTGASVATTALMEFGYDMAAVAAEAEELRTAGANIAYTICPFCSCGCGAVIYSDEHGHPIAVDGDPDHPTNLGSLCSKGSSIFQIAADVAGKRNKKVLYRGPGGCDWEERTWEDAIPDIARKIKDTRDKYFMEKDADGNLVNRVEAIAALGGAAVNNEECYLWIKMMRTLGLVYVEHQARIUHSATVAALGPTFGRGCMTNHWVDLKNSDCIVIMGGNAAENHPMAFKWITKAMEERGAKLICVDPRFTRSAAKADIYAPIRSGTDIAFIMAMINYVIQNKKYHEDYVKYYTNATLLINPEFKLPGDLNGLFSGYDATARKYDTASWGYQLEDIPDEKAPGGVLHSPKRDMSMSDPNCVWQLLKKHVARYTPEMVEKICGTPKDKFLEICEEYSKTSAPEKAGTICYAMGWTQHTVGVENIRSFSMLQLLLGNMGRPGGGVNALRGEPNVQGSTDHALLFHILPAYLAIPKAGETFRDYADGYTVGKATQNVLPGSTSWWRNGEKYLVSLLKEWWGDAATADNDFRFDYLPKIGKGFQGGGYSHIALFEAMYAGEIKGMIVLGQNPAIGGPNSNIETAAMDNLEWLVDLNLWETETNSFWKRPGCNTEEIQTEVWRLPAADSCEKEGSISNSGRWIQWRWKGCEPLGDCKTDLEIVDLVVKELKKLYAAEGGAGAEIITNVNWDYSGPNGDPDVEEVAKACHGYEWPNRNKLVDKNFVALQKDGSTACGNWLFSGTFTPDGENLMKRRIPEAEGIGNNLEWAFAWPVNRRIVYNRASCDLNGKPWNPEIPEIWWDPNKVDPKTGEPGMWTGNDVPDFGGTKAPSALGGDLPAIMLNEGVFKLFAPCTEGPLPEHYEPIESPVDNIMSGQQSNPCVKLWHEINPDTKIGTADEYPIVASTYRVTEHWQTGIMTRNQPWLVDLMPEMFVEISKELANEKGIEPGETVEVFNVRGVVQAVAIVTGRVKPMDINGKTVHFAGLPWCYGYAGLCTGGACPTMNYSANQLTPHVGDANTMIPEYKAFLVDIRKVK